The Chelonoidis abingdonii isolate Lonesome George chromosome 11, CheloAbing_2.0, whole genome shotgun sequence genomic interval GTCGCTGCCTGGTTCCTCGCTCGTGCCGCGCTTACGAGGCTGTTCTCCCTCCGTCGCAGGGTCTTTCGCACGCAAGTGAGCACCAGTCCTTGACGGCTTGGCGGGAGGCTTGTGCCAAGAGAGGCTGGGGTGCGCGGACGGCGGCGCTGTGGGATGGAGGCGGgcccaggaggtgtgggggagggtctGGGGCGGCTCTTCTCACTGGTTTTGGGGGATGTGGGTCGCTTCGTCAGGGTTGGTTGGCGAGATGGGCCCTGTCGCTCAGGTAGCCCAAGGGctaaactgccccccccccaccagagtGTGGTATGGCCATTAGGTTCGGGTTCCATCCATAGCCCCTGCCATCTTGATTGGCTTCCCCATCCCTGGGGGCCCCCTCGCGTAGAGTCCGGTGGGGGGGGAGTTGGGAGCTGGCCGATAAACAGACGCCGGGCTGGAAGGAGGCAGGTGGAGTCGTGGGGTGTGGGGATATGAGGCCCTCGAGCTGGACAGGATGTTGCTGGCGAAGTGCACCGAGACATCCGGGTATGGCTCACAGACGCCTGGGGACGCGGTCAGTAACGGGGGCGGGAcgtggggcaggggcctggggagtTAATTGTGTGGCTTGGCAACGCTGCTGGAGAGGCCTTGACCTGGGAaagaccctcctccccacccgGGGTGCTCGTCTCTGCCTCACGCCGACTCCCACCGTCTGCGTGTCATCTGTCCCGAAAGCTCCACGTCCCATCGGACCCTGGGGAAGAGACGCTTCGTGGATCGCATGACCGGACCAGTGGCAATCTGTGGGTGAAGCTCTTTGGGGGGAGTTGGAGGGctggtgaggggaggagggaggctggcTGGGAAGCTGGAGGAAAGGATCCATAGCGGAGGGCGCTGGTGGAGGCCTGGCGGAGCAATGGGGCGGCTGAGGTTTAGGGGGGCAGCGATGGTTCTGGGGTGTTGTCGGGCAGGGGGATGAGAGTggttggggggttggggtggctCTGGGGGGCGGtggagggctggctgtggggatgGCTCGTTGGGGATGGGGATAGCTATGGGGTACTTTGGGGTTGGGGCGGTGGAGGTCTGGTGGTGGGGATGGCTATGGGGTGGTTGGGGGTGTAGGGAGAAAGTGGGGGGTGGGCGGTGGCGGTTGGGGATTACTACAGGGCAATGGGGTCCTGCCCCAGTCTCACTCCCACCCCGGTTCCCATGCAGATGGCGTGGTGCTGGTGGACCCTGAGTACCTGAAGGATCGGAAAGGTGAGAGGAGGCGGGGAATTCTAGGCTCCACTTCCTCCTTTGACCCTGActggctgggggggcagagctgagcaTTCAGGCCCACCCCTTGCGTTTCTGTTCTCCCCGTGGGGGAGTGTCAGTGTCCCGTGGGAAAGGAGCCAGGCGCCCATGGGAAAACATGTACTCCTGGGGGGATAGTGCACCACTGCGCATGCGCAGAATTTCTGTCCTCCGCAGacttctttgcttccccacagaaaaaggACTTTCCAGGGAAGCCGCAAGAGCACTCAGGCGCGCAGTGGTTTAAAACGCTGCGAAATTCGGCATGTTTGATTTGCcagataaatgtggaggctccaaccCTGGCTTGGCGCAAGGACCGGGCcagccccagaaacaccccagggccctgcccctctgtgccaggggcACCAGGTgcgggcaggcaggctcagcaaggcaagaTCCAGGTGTggagggctcagtgtgggggatccaggtgtgggttgagagggttctgtgtggggcaatctgggtgcaggtggctcagtgggggatccgggtgtggaggggatctggatgcacagaggcttttTGTGGGGAGGTTCTGATATATGTGGGGGCGAGATAGAGCTCAGCAGGGTTTCTGAGTGTGGGGGGCTTAGTGGGGCGGGGAGCTGGGTATGGGTGGCTCATTGGGGTGCTCTAGGTGTGGGGTGAGGCTCACCGGGAGGGTCTGGCTAtatagatgggggtggggtggctgggggagcagctccctgcgcagggatcccccccccccccgcagctgagTGGTGCCAGGTGCAGGAAGTCGGGGGTGAGGAGTTGGCAGAGCTTCCTGCTGCCGAGGGACAAAtctggggtgggtctgacccagccgcGGATGCcgtgcaagggaagaggaagtcacgtcgtccccagcccagctgtgcctAGCAGCTGAGCCAGCGCAAGGCAGGAGCCACCAGCCGAGTCTTCCctagtcccacctcctgccccacagtggtTGCCTGTCTGCCACCTGCCCTGtcgaaacatactgctgggggggcgggggcggtcaCGTGAAGTATTTCTTTGacaggaagtgtttcttcacatgATGCACAGTGAACCTGGGGAACTCCCCGCCaggggatgttgcgaaggccaagaccataccacggttcaaagaagaactagagaaGATCCCGGAGGACGGGCCCGTTGatggctactagccaggctgggcagggacggtgtccctagcctctgtttgccagcacCTGGCAATGGGCGACAGAGGCTGGGTCACTCggtgattccctgctctgttcattccctcgggggcGCCTGGCAGTGGCCGCGGTCGgcaggcaggacactgggctggatggaccctcgGTCTGACCCAAGCTGGCCGCTCTTGTGTTCTTCCCCATCAGGAAGTCATTTTgctgcggggaagcaaagaaatctgtgggggacgtGAACTCTGTGCAGGAGAGAAATATCCCCCAGGAGTAGAAATATCCAGTCCCCTCTCTCTAAATCCATGAGACGCCCACACTTCGAACCCGGCGGGCAGCTCCGGTCGCCCCCTCGCGGGAAACAGGGCAACCAAACGGAGGGACGGCCTGGGACGGCTTCCCTAGGAGAGATGGAAGAGacgggaggtgggggcagagctggctgaggcccctcccctcacccccactttGTCTCCCCCTCCGCCAGTGTTTGTGATGCTGACCTGCGCCTTCCGCTATGGGCGCGAGGACCTGGACGTGCTGGGCCTGTCGTTCCGTAAGGACCTGTTCTCGGCCACCTGCCAAGCCGTGCCCCCCCTGCCCGAGGAGCAGCGCCCCCCCACCCGCCTGCAGGAGCGGCTGCTGCGCAAACTGGGTGCCAACGCCCACCCCTTTGCCTTCACGGTGAGTCCCCCTGGATCCCCTACCCCCCCAACGTTCTCCTTCCATCGCCTGCATGGTGAGACAGCCCAGGAACCCCCCCAAACGCCCCTCCTTTGCCTCACGGCGACGCAGCCCGGAACCCCCCCAACGCCCACCCTTTGCCTTCTCGTTGAGTCCCCTggatcccctccacccccaacagtCCCATCACCTGCAGGCGAGAAGCCCCGGGAACCCCCCAACGCCCGCCCTTCTTGCCTTCACGGCAACACGCCCCAGGCAACCCCCACACGCCCAGCCCCTTTGCCTTCAAGTGAGTCCCTGGATTCCCTTACCCCCAACGTTCCCCATTGCACTCACGGTGCAGACAGCCCAGGAACCCCAACGCTCCCCCCTTTGCCTTCAACGGAGACAGCCCCGGAACCCCCCAACGCCCCCCTTTTGGCTTCACGGCGAGAACAGCCCCGGAACCCCCAACGCCCCCCCTTGTGCCTTCGCGGAAGACAGCCCAGGAACCCCCAACGCCCACCCTTTTGCCTTCACGTGAGTCCCCCTGGACCCCTACCCCCCAAGTTCCCCTCATCGCCTGCACGGCGAGACAGCCCCGGGAACCCCCCAACAACCCCCCTTTGGCTTCACGGCGAGACAGTGCCAGGAACCCCCCACATGCCCCCCTTTTGCCCTTCGCGGGAAGACAGGCCCAGGAACCCCACATGCCCCCTCTTGCCTCACCGGTGAGTCCCCCGGATCCCCTACCCCCCCAACACTCCGCTCTTGCCCTTCACAGCGAGACAGCACCAGAACACCCCAAGCGTCCACCCCTTTGGCCTTCACCAGTCAGCTCCCTGGATCCCTACCCCTCAACGTTCCCCGTGGCGCCTTCACGGCAAAACACGCCCCAGAACCCTCCACGCCCCCTTTGGCTTCACGGCGGAGAAAAGCCCAGGAACCCCCCAATGGCCCCCCCTTTGCCTTCGCGGGAAGACAAGGGCCCAGGaacccccccaaacccacccctTTTGCCTCCGGATGAgtcccctgggctccccctacccccaaccGTTCCTCCATCGCCTGCACGGCGAGAAGCCCCGGGAACCCCCCAATCGCCACCCCTTTGCCTTCACGTGAGTCCCCGACCCTACCCCCAATGCCCCCCTTTGCCTTCCAAGTGAGTCCCCgaattccccacccccccaatgtCCCCATGCGGCCTTGCACGGCGAGCAGCCCGGAACCCCCACAATGCCCCCCCCTTTGCCTTCACGGTGAGACAGCCCAAGGAACCCCCCCAATCCCCCCCTCATCTTCAAgagagacacccccacccccggggaaCCCCATGTAACGCCACCTTGTGTCTCAGATCCCACAGAACCTGCCCGCTCCGTGACGCACAACCCGGCCCAGAGGACACGGCAAGTACAGGACTGggggggtcaggagtgagggcacCGCAAGCtcggggggctgggctgggctcgcAGGGGCTGCAAAGTCAGAAATGAGGGcaagggcagggctggagagggcagggctggctagcaggggcgcgggtcgggagtgaggggcactggcagggctgggttgggcagggctgggctggcaggggtgcggtcgggagtgaggggcaccggcagggctggaggggggcagggctggctggcaggggctgcggtcgggagtgagggcaccgcagagctgggggggcgaGGGCTGGCTAGCAAGGGGTTGGGGGTCGGAGTGAGTGGcacttggcagagctgggagggtgggggcagggctgcggttgggagtgaggggcatgaGGCTAATGGGTTTTTCCACGATCTCAGCTTGTGGGTCGATTTGAGATCCGAGCTTTCGTGTGCCAATCCTGGAAGAAAAGATTCACAAAAGTACCGGAGACCCCAGGTGAGCGCCCCAGCGCAGGCTGCAGACAGGCAGCGAGCagactccccttccagagctgggagagaacccagagccTGGTGCCCACAGCCTCCACTGCTCTGACCCACCGGCCCCCATCCCCTATCAGAGCCGGGGAGGACAACCgagggtcctggctcccagcccccgtgCTCTATccacacagcccccactcccctccaagagcggaagagaacccaggatcctggctcccagcctccctgctctgacccaccagcccccactcctcccaagccggagagaaacccaggagtccgggctcccagcccctgctctaacccaccagcccacTGCCCTCAccagagcagggagagaacccaggagtcctggctcccagccccctgctctgaccaccagcccactcccctcccagagccgggagagaacccaggcgtctggctcccagccccctgtctgaccaccagccccactccctcccagagccgggagagaacccaggcgtctgctcctggccccctgctgctgcccacacagcccccctcccctccccgagctgggagagaacccaggcgtccgggggcTCTGACGCCCGCCCCGCCCCAGGAACTCGGTGCGGTTGGTGATCCCGGAAGGTGCAGTAGCGCCCGAGAAGCCGGGCCCCCAGCCCATGCGCGAGACCACGGCACTTCCTTACGATGTCGGACCGGTCCCGCCCTGGAGGCCGCTGGacaaggaggtgggggctggggctggatctgGGAGGGATGTGTGGGTTTGGGggctgatctggggcaggggtgggtgagTGGAGCTAGGGCCGGGGGAGGCTGTGGGACCTCTGCGTTGggtgagaggaggggaggagcacTGGGGGGCCTGGATCCAGGGGAGGGATGTGTGCCTGGCTGGGGTGCggagctgggagccccgggggaggctgggggggtcGTGACTGGACACCCCTGGCGTGTGTCCCCCCCAGCTCTATTACCACGGGGAGCCCATCAGCGTGAACGTCCACGAGAGACAACTCGAGCAAGAGCGTGAAGAGAATCAACGTTTCAGTGGTCTGGGGAGGCggggtgtgtgctggggagaatggtatgggggagggggctgtagtgttggggggctgtgctgggggagtgggggaggctgtgtgttggggagaagggggggctGGGTGTTTGGGGGGTTCGTGCTGGATGGGTCATGTGCCGGGGGATAACGTCCCCAGCACAGGGGATGGCGAAAGAccctggggaagtggggggagctGCCCCATGCCCCCCCGACCTGACCCCCCCATATCCCCACCAGTGCGACAATACGCAGACATCTGCTCTTTCAGCACGGCCCAGTACAAGTGTCGGTGGCCCAGACCGAGCAGGAGTGAGTGATCCCCCCCGGTGTCAGAGAtccatggggggcagggctgggagttgcAGTGGGGGTCCCTGGCCAGAGACTGCAGGGGGGGGTCCCTcgcgggggggcagggagtgggttgGGGGTGCATGGGAGGGTCCTggctggggggacagggagggcgTCGGTTTGCTTGGGTAGTCCCTGGcttggggccagggagggggcCTGGGGGATGCAACGGGTTCTCTGGGGGGACGGGAGGGGCTCGGTGAGCAGGGGGGACTCaggcccctcaccccccacctgcTCTGCACCCAGTGACCAGGTGTCGCCCAGCTCCACGTTCTGCCGGGTTTACACCCTGACGCCGCTGCTGAGCCAGAACCGGGAGAAGCGGGGCCTGGCCCTGGACGGGAAACTCAAACACGAGGACACCAACCTGGCCTCCAGCACCATGTGAGCGGGGCCGGGGGGGCTTTATACCCATCGCCCCGCCCCAGACGTGGGcacatctcagcgccgggcgaggggtccctgggtaaccggccgccccgccccagagctgggcgcatcTTGGCgctgggcgaggggtccctgggtaaccagccccctgccccagaagtgggcgcatctcagcgccgggcgaggggtctcTCGGTAACcgtccaccccaccccagaggtgggcacatctcagcgccgggcgagggtcCCTATAACCGGCCGCCCTGCCCCAGAAGCAGGCGCATGCTGACCCCATGCTCTGTTTCAGAGTCAAGGAGGGGGCGAACAAGGAGGTGCTGGGGATTCTGGTCTCGTACAGGGTGAAGGTAAAGCTGGTTGTATTGCGGGGAGGGTAAGTACCTGCCCACatgttctcccccccacccccagttcccccTTCCCTACCCCCCTTCACTATCCCCTTCACTCTTCCCACAGCGACGTGTCTGTGGAGCTGCCCTTTGTGCTAATGCACCCCAAGCCCCCCGAGGTGTTTGCACCAGCTCGGCCCCAGTCAGGTAAGGGTTAAATAGAGCCCCTGGGTCACC includes:
- the ARRB2 gene encoding LOW QUALITY PROTEIN: beta-arrestin-2 (The sequence of the model RefSeq protein was modified relative to this genomic sequence to represent the inferred CDS: inserted 5 bases in 3 codons), with protein sequence MNARWKTAGAWWNGAPRLLDDWASAPSIRVYKSLVTDGVVLVDPEYLKDRKVFVMLTCAFRYGREDLDVLGLSFRKDLFSATCQAVPPLPEEQRPPTRLQERLLRKLGANAHPFAFTIPQNLPAPXDAQPGPEDTANPSFRVPILEEKIHKSTGDPRNSVRLVIPEGAVAPEKPGPQPMRETTALPYDVGPVPPWRPLDKELYYHGEPISVNVHXRDNSSKSVKRINVSVVWGGGVLRQYADICSFSTAQYKCXVAQTEQDDQVSPSSTFCRVYTLTPLLSQNREKRGLALDGKLKHEDTNLASSTIVKEGANKEVLGILVSYRVKVKLVVLRGGDVSVELPFVLMHPKPPEVFAPARPQSVVPEADVPVDTNLIEFETHYGQDDDIVFEDFARLRLKGGVKDDQDDDGF